From the genome of Rhizobium sp. ZPR4:
TCCGCGGTCCCCTCGAACTTGATGGCGGGCTTGCCCTTGCCTTCGCAATTCTCGGCACTCCAGGCCTTGACGTTATCGCCGAAGGAGGTGCTGCGGCTTCCGGCAACCGTCTTGCCGCAAAGGTCTGTCGCCTGCTTGTAGGTCCCGGCATTGGCGTTGACGGTGAAGAGGATCGGGCCGCTGGTGATGTAGTCGACGAAGTCCATGGCGGCCTGGCGCTTCACGTTGTCGCTCATGCCGGAGATGATCATGTCGGCGCGGCCGGTCTGCAGGCCGCTCTGCAATTCCTGGAAAGCCGAGGTCACGAAGACGGTCGTCAGGTTGAGCTTCTTGGCGATCGCGTTTGCCAGATCAACGTCGAAACCATCGATCGTACCGGTGTCCGGATTGACGAACTCCATCGGCGGATAGATCGGGTTGGTCATTATGCGGAGCTCGCCATCCTTGATCAGGTTCAGGCTTGAATCCGCGGAGGCGGCGGTGGCCGCAAGCGACAGCAGGGCTACTGAGGCGGCGAGACGAATGAGTTTCATGCAATTCTCCTCTGATGATCTTTCTTCAGGTTCTTTTGTTGTTAAAGCACCGCAGAGATGAAGTTCTTCACTCTGGGATTCCTGGGGTTTTCCAATATGTCGCTCGGCGTCCCGGTCTCGACGATCATGCCGGCATCCATGAAGACGACGCGGTCGGCGACCTCGCGGCAAAAGCCGATTTCATGCGTAACGACGATCATCGTCGTGCCTGACGCGGCAAGTTCCTTCATGACGCCGAGCACCTCGCCGACGAGCTCGGGATCAAGCGCCGAGGTCGGTTCGTCGAAGAGCATCGCCTTCGGTTTCATGGCGAGCGCGCGGGCAATGGCGATGCGCTGCTGCTGGCCGCCGGACAGCTCGCCCGGATAGGCGCCCGCCTTGTCGGCGAGGCCGACACGCTGCAGGAGAATGCGCGCCTCGGCGATGCATTCCTGCTTGGGCCGCCTCTGCACACCGACCGGACCTTCGATGATGTTCTGCAGGACGGTGCGATGCGGGAAAAGATGGAATTTCTGGAAGACCATGCCGACGGACTGACGCTGGCGGGCGATCTCGCGATCCGGCAGGTGAAACAGCCTGTTGCCCTCGCGGCGATAGCCGGCGATCTCATCCTCGACCGTGACATAGCCGCCGTCGATCTGTTCCAGCTGGTTGATGCAGCGCAGGAAGGTGCTCTTGCCCGAGCCGGAAGGCCCGATGATGCAGACCACTTCGCCCTTCCGGATCTCGAAATCGATGTCCTTCAGGACGTGAAACGTGCCGAAATACTTCTGCAGGCCGTGTGCCTTGATGATCGCGTCCATCAGGAAGCCTCCCCGACCAGAGCCTGGTTGGCTGCCTGCTGGGCGCTCGCATCACGCCGGCCCCAGCCCTTGGAGAAATGCCGCTCGATGTAGATTTGCGCAATGCTGAGCACGGTGACGACGACCATGTACCAGATCGCGGCAACGATCAGCAGTTCGATGACGCGCGAATTGACGTAGTAGATATCCTCGACGTTTTTCAGCACCTCGGAATATTGGATGACGCTGGCAAGCGACGTCAGCTTCACCATGCCGATGGTTTCGTTGCCGATCGGAGGAACGATAACGCGCATGGCCTGCGGCAGCACGATCTTCAACGTTGCCCTAAGCTTCGTCATGCCGATCGATTGCGCCGCTTCCATCTGGCCCTTGTCGATTGACAGAAGGCCGGCCCGCACGACTTCGGCTGTGTAAGCGCCCTGCTGAATGCCAAGGCCGAGAAGGGCGGCCACGAAGGGCGTCATGACATCGACGGTGCGGATCGACCACAATCCCGAAATGCCGATCGTCGGAAAGATCAGGGCGAGATTGAACCACAAGAGAAGCTGCAGCAGCGCCGGCGTGCCGCGAAACAGCCAGACATAGCCGACGGAAATACTGCGCAGAACCGGATTGTCGGACATGCGCATGATCGCTGCGATGACGCCGAGGACGATGCCGACGATCATGGCGCAGAAGGTCATGATGATCGTGTTGCCAACCCCTGCCAGGACGGCCCTGGTGAACAGGTTCTGTCCGACATATTCCCAGGCGATGTCGCCCTTCCAGAAGGCTCTCGCCAACAGAAGAAGCAGGATTATGCAGATTGCCGCCATGATCTTCGTGCCGATCTTTCGCTGCGGCACGATCACAAGCGCATTCACGTCCAGTGGCGCTGAGTTGGTCAAATTTCGATCCCCTGAGCTCGTTGGTGAGCTTCCATTTTCTAGTGGGGAAAAGTTACGTTGCTTTTGAATTCATCCGCAAACGAGATTTAGACATGTAATTTATGCGCTTTACGCATAAATCAGGGACACCCATGA
Proteins encoded in this window:
- a CDS encoding amino acid ABC transporter permease, with translation MTNSAPLDVNALVIVPQRKIGTKIMAAICIILLLLLARAFWKGDIAWEYVGQNLFTRAVLAGVGNTIIMTFCAMIVGIVLGVIAAIMRMSDNPVLRSISVGYVWLFRGTPALLQLLLWFNLALIFPTIGISGLWSIRTVDVMTPFVAALLGLGIQQGAYTAEVVRAGLLSIDKGQMEAAQSIGMTKLRATLKIVLPQAMRVIVPPIGNETIGMVKLTSLASVIQYSEVLKNVEDIYYVNSRVIELLIVAAIWYMVVVTVLSIAQIYIERHFSKGWGRRDASAQQAANQALVGEAS
- a CDS encoding amino acid ABC transporter ATP-binding protein, which translates into the protein MDAIIKAHGLQKYFGTFHVLKDIDFEIRKGEVVCIIGPSGSGKSTFLRCINQLEQIDGGYVTVEDEIAGYRREGNRLFHLPDREIARQRQSVGMVFQKFHLFPHRTVLQNIIEGPVGVQRRPKQECIAEARILLQRVGLADKAGAYPGELSGGQQQRIAIARALAMKPKAMLFDEPTSALDPELVGEVLGVMKELAASGTTMIVVTHEIGFCREVADRVVFMDAGMIVETGTPSDILENPRNPRVKNFISAVL
- a CDS encoding ABC transporter substrate-binding protein; this encodes MKLIRLAASVALLSLAATAASADSSLNLIKDGELRIMTNPIYPPMEFVNPDTGTIDGFDVDLANAIAKKLNLTTVFVTSAFQELQSGLQTGRADMIISGMSDNVKRQAAMDFVDYITSGPILFTVNANAGTYKQATDLCGKTVAGSRSTSFGDNVKAWSAENCEGKGKPAIKFEGTADSNAARLGMKQGRYDAVVQGIETIAYQMRVEPNTYTLVGEPLLSNDTFGIGFKKDHTALRDAVAGALDALITDGSYDEILKKWGLVHNAVPKAVINGVK